The genomic stretch TAAAAGTACATTGTAACTGCTGTACTACTTTTTGCCTTAAAGAAATAGAAAATAGTTCTTGTGACAGACTCACAGTAACAGAATATCCGATTTAGCTTCAGTGATTTAGATTATATATTGAGTAACCCCTGGAATGTGTATTTTTAGGGGGTCTGTGTGCTATTGAGCTAAAAAACCTTAACATGACAGTGATCAGATGCTCAGAATTGTTGCTTAAGGTTCACAGTAGCACCtatgcacacgcacacaactTCCACATCCACACTACAGCAACAGTATAGAAATGAGCAAAATGCTAAAATCTTAATAAAATCAGTTATATTTATAACCCACTCATAAACAGCTTTTGACTGTGTAGGTACAAGTAACTGCCAAAATAGGGAACACCAGTGAATGGAGAATACAAAAATCTACTGACATCAGATGGGATGCAGCTCTGAAAGAGAATCTGAATATTAAACAAGAAAAATAGTGAACACATCTCTGTGAGTGGCACATTTAGTATTCTGATGGAGGAGGCGCATTATTATCCGTAGCCACCAACGGGAAACAGTGCCTGTTATGGGAAATGTCACACTGGATTACATAACACAGGCGTATTGTCTTCTCAGTTGCCAGATCTCGGATGTATGGACAGTTTGAAAAGACGTGGGGGCCTTGACCTTTCAGAGCAGCATCTGAGTAGCACCACCATAATCCACAGAACTTATATGGGAATTTAGAGTCCCATTTAAAAGTTTCAAATGCTGCAGAATTCATGTTCCTGTGAGTGATGCTGAGTTAGGCTTGTGTTGATCTGGTTGGCAGTTACTTGTAACATTTTTGAGCATGAGATGTATGTGTTTCAGAtgattgctgttgttttttacatttattttggaACTTCTTTGTGACTCTTATCGATTAAATGCTTAAGATTTATCGCAGATATTTCTTCCCCTCTAACATTGAGACAGATGTTAGCCGTTTAACAATTTAGTTCGAGACGTTTTGTGGTTGATTATGTACTGTACATCGGCAGCTTTTATGCAAGTTACTATAGTACATTAATGTCTTATTTAGATTGGAAGTACATGTACACACtgtacatacatgtacacactgtACAGCTGTACTTTTAACCACAACAATCCCTGATTTGTCTCAAAGCAGAGCACAGAAGAACTTCTTCTCCCTGAAGGGGTTGTCTGAGGTGGGCACAGGGGTGATCAGAGGGTCGTCACAGGCGTGTGCGTCACAGTATGCCATCAGGTCAGCAGCTGCCTTTGAAACCTGAAAGAGGAGATGAGATTAAGAACATAGTTCATATCTCAATTGAATTTCAATTCTTCTGATGCTGCATTTAGAGTCATAATTTCCCTTTGAAAGAGGGATGCAGGTGACATGTTTACATATTACAAACTCATCGCGGTTGCTATTGATGCATAATTCCGGTTATACTGTGCCTTTGTTGCCTAGTATTTTAATTAACTTACTGCTTTATgattgtgttattatttttctaTATTGTAGCCTTTATACAAATGTCAAAATAATAAGTTCAGTTTAATAGTTCTCTCTGTTAGACTGCTGCCAGAATTAAATATTAGACATATGTctataaataatacaaacagaatGACAGGAGGAAACATATTGATCtgtttgaaagaaaaaacaaaagtcaacaGTTAAGAAGGTATCACAATACAGCAGTGAAAATGAGTGTACAATTAATAGACATTAGTTTAAGGTGAACATATAACAAACAGATTATTCCTGATTTAGCTCTTGAACACTTTAGACTTTGCGGTGgtgatataaaaatataaaatataaaacttgTCAGTATCCAAGGCTACATACTTTGCCAAAGTCAACATGGTATCATAAGCATTATATTCTATTTTGTGTCCTATTTAAAGCAAGGTGCCTCCTCAAGGTGTCAGGCACCAGTAGGAACACCATAGACACCAACACCTATTTAGAAACTGTCCAACGAGAAGCACTGACTTAAAGTACAGTTGAGAAGGTCACCATGTGTAAACCAATGAGGATGGGTGTTTGTCCTTCTATCATTTGTTTTGATCCCACACAGAATGTTGTCTTTTGTGGACATGACTCTCAGCACATTAAGATCATGTATCCAATTTTCCATTTGAGATAAAAGTGCAGTAAGTTGTGCTATAGGAGTTTTGCACTGTCATGATATCTGTGTCCAACTTTACCTTTATCCTGCAGAAACTAGCCTCGATCTTCAGTTGTTCCACCAGCTTCCTGGCTTGGCCGACACTCATGGTGCTGTTCACTGGGGTGTCTCCTTTCATCCTagccacaaacacagcaacatttatgTGCTTGAATTAGAtggaaacacattttacacattttaaaaactgaaatgaaatgtctgTCCTTATACCCCAGTGAGCTTGGGCTAAGAAACACAACTGATCACACTGACTAACTGAATTTTTCAAAACATACAAATGTAGAAATATTTGCAGTCAGCTCTAGTTGTAATGAAACACACTTAGGTTTATTAGCAAAATTAGCTTTTAAATGCAGCATTGTGATTACATGTCTCAAAATCCATTTACATCCATATTAATGAAGAGCTAGGTTTAAATTGTTGTATATTTTCTTGGTTATTTATACATGTTTGGCTGCAAAGCAACAGTCTACAGCTATGAAGTAGAAATATCACTCCATATTGTGTCACGCCATCGGCACAGCTGCTATATTATGTCATCTTATGTGAGGAAGaaaagcatatatatatatatatatatatatatatatatatgtttgaaATGCAGATGAAACACAAAGTGGGCCATATGGTGAGGATCTATAAGCCATGGCCCACAGattcctcctccatcagcaaGACACAGCACAGAAATATCAAATGTAGAATGAAATAGCCACAGCAGCCATGTACATGTTAATGAAATGAGTAAATATGCGCACAAATATGTCAtggatggggaaaaaaatcaagtcAGATGGGTTGTcaacaggggggaaaaaagcagagcagcaaaGAAGCGAATCTATTTCAACCATTCTGGACCTTTCCCCCATTGtctttttccttctccctccatcctcccccTTTTCTCCTTACCCGTATTATATTCCTCTTCAGGTGCAATCTtcccccctcttctctctctctctttttctgccttttttcttcccctctgtGAGATCCTGTTTGGTGGTATCAGTGTAGCCGGACCCCACCCCTCACAGACAACAGCCTGGATGGTACCCTGCTCTGTACAGTCCAGTGCACTGCAATTCTGCCACAATGAGCACTAGATTTGTGGTGGATGGATAGGATCACCCCCTCAAAGGTGAGTGGTACAtgccagacagagagaggggggagaccACTGGTGATGCTTTCCCTATGTGGGTGGAGTGTACCATATCTGTGCTCAGGAAATTAGGGCCAGGAGGAGCTCTCAGGTTTCAGTCTCTGATATGAAACAGGatggtctgtgtggtgtgtggtttTGGTTTTCAGTGATAAAATATCATATACAGCTCAGGAAGTGGACGCTGTAGACCTACACCATGATATGTCTCTGTGCCTTTTGTGATGCCCACCCTCTCCTCTGTTGCTATGGGGACTGCTGCAGTCTGATATAGTGGTTTACATCACGTTTAAAATTGGTGGATTTCAGCTCatattttaatgaaaatatgaagcagattaa from Parambassis ranga chromosome 14, fParRan2.1, whole genome shotgun sequence encodes the following:
- the gng3 gene encoding guanine nucleotide-binding protein G(I)/G(S)/G(O) subunit gamma-3, which codes for MKGDTPVNSTMSVGQARKLVEQLKIEASFCRIKVSKAAADLMAYCDAHACDDPLITPVPTSDNPFREKKFFCALL